The Paraconexibacter algicola genome includes the window GTGTCGAGACCGAGCAGGCCGCGGACGGCATCTCCGTCCTGGCCGTGTCCGGCGAGGTCGACCTGTTCACCGCGCCCGAGCTGAAGGTCGCCGCCCAGCAGGCGCTCGACGCGGGCGCGACCCGCCTGGTCGTGGACCTGACGGCGACCCGCTTCCTCGACTCGACCGCGCTGGGGGTCCTGATCGGCCTGGTCAAGCGCGTCCGACCGCTCGGCGGCGATCTCACGATCGTGAACACGGACCCGACGACCGCCAAGACGTTCACGATCACCGGTCTGGACGAGATCTTCACCGTCGTCGCCACCCGCGACGACGCGATCGCCGCGCTCGCCGGCTGAGCGGGGCCCGGCTCATGCCGCGCCCGGCGGATGCCGACAGGAGGTCGTGATGCCGTACCGCCACGAGACCGTCGTCGTCGTCACCGCCCAACACCGGATAACCGGCTCGATCACGCTCGCCCGGGACGGCTACCGCAGCCGCGTCTCCGACGTCCTCAACGCGGGCGAGCGGGAGTTCGTGTCGCTGACCGACGCGCTCGTCGAGCGGCTCGACGGCAGCGAGGAGGCGCGTCGGCATCCGTTCGTGACGATCAACCGCCACCAGATCGTCTTCGCGCTGCTGCCGGACGGCGAGGACGACACGCCGCCCGACGCGCCGTAGAGCTACCCTGTCGGGTGACACGCGCCCTGCGGGCGCATCCAGGAGAGGTGCCGGAGTGGTTGAACGGGCACGACTGGAAATCGTGTGTGCGTTAACGCGTACCGAGGGTTCGAATCCCTCTCTCTCCGCTCGCCGCCCCGGCCGTGCCCTCAGGCCGCCGCTGCCGGGCGGCCGGCCGTCGCGGACTCCAGCACCTCACGCGTGCGGCGCTGGCGGTGACGGAACGTCGGGCCCATCAGGCGCCGGACGACGAGCGCGTCCGCGAGCCGTCCGAGACGGCCGAAGGGCAGGGCGTACTGGACGTGGTCGGTGAGCTTCGTGCGGCCGTCCGGCAGCTCCTCGAAGCGGTGCTGGTGGACGAACGTGCGGAACGGCCCGTCGAGCGTCTCGTCGACGAGCAACGTCGGCTCCACGAGCTTCGTCACGCGGACGCGCCAGCGCTGCGGGACCGGGAGCGGCAGCACCAGGACCTTCAGGACGACCTCGTCGCCCTCGTCGAGCGGGAACTCCCCCTCGACCCCGAGGATCGGCTGCGCGGGATGCCCGATGACCTTCGCGTTGCGCGTGTCGCGGTGGAACGCGAACACGTCCGCGACCGGCGCGTCGATGATCGTCTCGGCGTGAAAGGTGCCCATGCCCGGTCTACGGCCCGCGGCGCGCCCGCGATCGCGCATCGCACCCCGGATCGTGCGTCGCGCGGACGTCCGCCGCGGCCCGCGGCCCGACGCCATCGACCGGACCGGCCAACCAGGCCGTTCTGGGTGATCCGGGGCCCATATCTGGCACTGGGATCACCCAGAAGCGGGCCTGGAGGGCGGCCCGCGGCGGGCGCGGCGCGAGCCGGCGCGAGCGCGGCGTGAACCGGCGCGGGCGCGGGCGAGCCGACGCGGGCGCGGGCGAGCCGACGCGGGCGCGGCTCGGGCGCGGCGCGGGCGCGGCGCGAGCCGGCGCGGGTGCAGCGCCCGGCGCGGGCGCGGCGAGGTCGCGGCCTGGGCGCGGCGCGGGCCCGGGGCGGGCCCAGGGCGGGCCGGCGCGCGGAGCAGGGGGCCCGGCGACGCACACGCTGCGGCCGTTCTGGGTGATCCGGGGCCCGTATATGGCACTCGGATCACCCAGAACTCGCCGGCGCGGGATGCCCGGGACGCTTCGCGGGACCGGTGCGTGGCGTCCGCACCCCGCGCGCCGCGGCCGGCCCTGGGCGCGACGGAGCGTCCAGCCCCCGCCCCGGACGCGCGACCGCCGTACGAACCCCGCGCCCAGCGCAGGGTTCGTACGGCGGTCAGGGTGCCGGAGTGCTCGGGCGAGCCGCCGGTCGCGTCGCGCCAGGCCGGGGCCCGGGCCCGCTCAGGCCGGGGCGAGCGCGAGGTCGAGCTCGACGTGCACCTCGCGGCCGACCGCGACGCCGCCGGCCTCGATCGGCTGCGGCCACGTCAGGCCGACCAGGCGGCGGTCGAGCGTGAACGACGCGCGCACGCCGCGGTCGTTCGGGGCGAGCGTCACGAGCACCGTCGCCGGCCGGCCGCGCACCCACACGGTCGCCGGGACCTGGGCGGCCAGCGGCGCGTCGACGCGGAGCTCGAGCCGCGGGTGCTTGCGCGTCGCGAACAGGAAGCCGCGCAGGTGGGCGTCGCGCGGCGGGTTGCCGGTGCTGATCGAGGCGGCGTCCACGCTGCCACGCGCGGTCAGGTGCCCGTCGGCGACCTCGAGCTCGCCCTCGGGCGCGGCGCCGAAGCGACCGCGGACCATCTGGACGCGGAAGTGCTTGACCGAGAACGTCGCGGTCGAGCTGCCGGTGACGACGGAGCGTCCCTCGGGGAGCAGCTCGGCGGACGCGCGACGGGTGGCGGCGGGGGTGCTCATGCCCGGGGTACGGGCGCGGCGCCGCCAGGGGGCACCGCCGGGGCGCCGCCCACGCGGGCGGCGCCCCGGCCGGTCACTCCCGGCCCGTCCTGCCCCCGAGGGTCAGGAGGAGCACGTCTTCGGCGCCCTCGCCGATCGCCAGCTGGCCGGCGTCGCGGCGCAGGCGGTCGAGCTCGCAGCCCGCCACGTAGGACCGCGACGCGGCGAGCCGCGAGGCGTCCTCGGCGTTCTCGCGCGCGGCGCGGGCGGCCGCGACCTTCGCGGCCGCGCAGAGGTCACGGGCCTCCGGGTCGTCGGCGTCGATCGCCTGGGCGGCCCGGCGGGCGAGCGCGTCGGCGGCCATCAGCCGCGTGCGCATCTCCCCCAGCCGGATCCGGGTGTGGGACTGGTCCAGCAGCGGGCCGTCCCCGATCCGCCGGGTCCGGGACTCCTCGAGCGCCAGCTCGACCGCGCGCTCGGCGATGCCCAGGCCCCGGGCGGCGACGTTCACGCGCCCGAGGTTCAGCGCACCGAGCATGACGCGGGCCCCGCGCCCGGGCTCGCCGATGACCTCGGCGGTGGGCGCGTGGTGGTCCCGCAGCCGCCACCAGGCGGACTCGACGCCCCGGTAGCCGGGCTTGTCGATCAGGCCGCCCTCCCAGGTCGCCGACCAGCCCGGCTCGCGCGGGATCGCCAGGCACGTCAGGCCCTCGGCGGTGCGCACCAGCGCGAACGGCAGCGTCGCGCTCATGCCGCCCGCGATCCAGCGCTTCTCCCCGCTGAGCAGGAAGCCGCCGTCGGGGTGCGGGGTCGCCGCGAGCGCGAGCTGGGCCAGGTCGCTGCCCGCCTGCGGCTCGGTGATCGAGAAGCTCGCCCGCAGCTGGCGGGACGCGATGCCCGGCAGCCAGCGACGCTGCTGCTCGACGGTGCCGTGGGTCTGGAGGATCGCCCCGGCGAGCGCGTGCGTGTTGACGAGCCCGGTCATGGCGATCCAGCGGCGGGCCAGGCGCCGCCAGGCCTCGAGCGCGCCCTCAGCCCCGATGCCCGCCCCGCCGTGCTCCGGCCCGACGGTGAGCCCGAAGGCTCCCGCGGCGGCGAGCTCGTCGACGACGGCGTCGGGCAGCTGGTCCTCGGCGTCCCAGGTCTCAACGTGCCCGTCGACGGAGCGCGCGAGCAGCTGCTCGATGCGCTCCACCGGGGCGGGGACGGTGGACGAGGGACGGACGTCGATCGTGGTCATTCGGTGGCTACTCCAGGAGGCGCCCGGCGACGTCGAGGTCGCCGGCCTTCTCGCGGACGACGGCGTCCGCCTCGGGGATGGCACGGACGTCGACGGTGCCGTCGAGCGTCCAGGTCAGGTTGTGCTGCTGGCCCGGGTCGGTGTCCGGGTGGTCGGCGCGCTGGTGCGCGCCGCGGCTCTCGCGCCGCTCGCGGGCGAGCGCCATGGTCGAGCGCGCCGAGAGGATCAGCGCACGCAGGTCGAGCAGGTGCGCGAGGTCGTCGTAGCCCGCGAGGTCCGGGGAGACCTGCACGTCGGCGGCCGCCTCCTCGATCCCGTCGAGCTCACGCAGGCCCGCGTCGAGGCCGGCCTCGTCGCGCACGACGCCGCAGCGCTCCCACAGCAGGTCACGGACCGCGCGCTGGAGCGGGCGGGCGAACTCGCTGCCGCGGACGGCGAGCGCGTCGTCGAGCTCCTCGAGCGCCGCGGTCGTCTCGCCGCGGTCGCGGGCCGGGCCGGCGCCCTCGAGCGCCCGCTGCGCCGCGTGCTCGCCGACGAGCCGGCCGAACACGACGCACTCGGCGAGGCTGTTGCCGCCCAGCCGGTTGGCGCCGTGCAGGCCGGCGGCCGCCTCGCCGCAGCACCACAGGCCCGGCACGTCCGTCTCGTGCGTCGCCGGGTCCACGAGCACGCCGCCCATGGAGTAGTGGGCGGTCGGGGCGACCTCCATCGGCTGCCGCGTGATGTCCAGCATCGAGAGGTCCAGGAACTGCCGGTACATCCGCGGCAGGCGCTCGCGCACGAGCGCCGGGTCGAGGTGGGTGACGTCGAGCAGCACGCCGCCGCCCGGGGTGCCGCGTCCCTCGAGGATCTCCGTGTAGTTCGCCAGTGCGACGCGGTCACGCGTGGAGAGCTCCTTGCGGACCGGGTCGTAGCGCTCCATGTAGCGCTCGCCCTCGACGTTGCGCAGGATGCCGCCCTCGCCGCGGACAGCCTCGGTCACGAGCGTGCCGGACGCGTACTCGGGATCGACCATGCCGGTCGGGTGGAACTGGACGAGCTCCATGTCCTGCAGGCGGGCACCGGCGAGCGCGGCGAGACGGAACGCGTCGCCGCAGTTCTCGTCGCGGCGCGAGGAGGAGCGCCGCCAGGCGCGGGTGTGGCCGCCGGCGGCGAGGACCACCTGGTCGGCGTAGATGACGTGCCGCTCGCCGTCCTCGAGGTCGAACGCGACCGCGCCGAAGACCCCGTCGGGCCCGACGAGCAGGCGGCTGACGTAGAGGCCGTCGACCCAGTCGACCGCGCGCGCCTTGGCGGCGCGCACGAGCGCGTGCTGGATCTCGCGGCCCGTGTAGTCCCCCGCGAAGCAGGTGCGCCGCCAGCGGTGCGCGCCGAAGAACCGCTGCGAGAGGCGCCCGTCGTCCTCGCGGTGGAAGCGCGCGCCCCACCCGGCGAGCTCGTCGACCGCCCGCGGGCTGTGCTCGACGAGCTGCTGCACGATCTCGGGGTGCCCGAGCCAGTAGCCCTCGTGCAGCGTGTCGGCCGCGTGCTGCGCATCGTCGTCCTGCGGGTCCATCGTGCCGAGCGCGGCGTTGATGCCGCCGGCGGCGAGGACGGTGTGCGCGTCCGTGCGGGCGCGCTTGCCGACGACCAGGACCTGGACCCCCGCGTCCGCGCACGCGATCGCGGTGCGCAGTCCCGCTGCTCCGGCTCCGATGACGAGGACACCTGTTCTGTGCTGCCGCACGACGAACCTCCTGTGGGCTCCGACCCGTTGAAGTTGGTGCCCTGGATACGGGTGCGGGCGCGCGCGACGACCGCCCGTCCGTGTGCCCTGCGTCACACGAGCAGGTGTTCGGGCGCGACGGCGCGCGAGCTGGCGCGTCCCGGCTCGTCCGGGCGCGCCGGCGGGCCGCTCAGGCGCCGTGGCGGCGGCCGCCGGCGAGCGCGGCGACCGCACCCAGCCCGACGTAGATGCCGCCGGTCAGCAGGTGCCCGCGGCCGGCCAGCACCCCGCCGGACCGCGCGCGCAGGCGCCGCGCCACGCGATCGGCGGCCACGGCGCAGACCACGTTGCTGAGCAGGCCCAGCGCGGCCAGCACGAGGCCGAGCGTCACGACCTGGAGCACGACGGTCCCCCGCTCCGGGTCCAGGAACTGCGGCAGGAACGCGAGGAAGAACAGCGCGACCTTCGGGTTCAGCACGTTGACGACGATGCCGTCGCGGTAGACGCGCCGCAGCGACACCGGGACCGGCGGCGCCGCCTCCCCACCGGTGCCGGCCGACCCCGCGCGCAAGGCCCGCACCCCCAGGAGGACGAGGTAGGCCGCGCCCGCGTAGCGCACCGCGTCGAACGCGGTGGCCGACGAGGCGATCAGCGCCGACAGCCCACCGGCCGCCGCGGCGATGTGGACGAGCGTGCCCGTCTCGACGCCGAGCCCGGAGACGATCCCCGCTCGCCGGCCCTGCGCCACCGCGCGGGTCGCGATGTACAGGTGGTTCGGTCCCGGGATCGCGACGAGCGCGGCCGCGGTCGCCGCGAACAGGAGCAGCGTGTGGAGCGTGGGCACGGGCCGGATCAGATCTTCCAGGCGCCGCCGACGAGCACGGGCACGCGGTCACCGCCGCCGCGCGGCGTGGCGTGCACGTCGACGTCGGGCCCGCCGATCATGAAGTCGATGTGGATCTGCGACTGGTTCAGCCGCGGGTGGTCGGCCTCCCCGGCGGTGAACTGGTACGCGGAGCCGATCGCGATGTGGCTCGCCGCGTTCTCGTCGAGCAGCGTGTCGAAGAAGACCGTGTCGAGCGCGCCGATGCGCCCGTCGCCGTCGACGAGCGCGACCTCGCCGAGCCGCGCGGCGCCCTCGTCACGGGCGGCGTAGCCGCGCAGGACGTCGGCGTGCTCGTCGGCGTCGATGCGCACGGCGCGGCCGTCGCGGAACTCGACCTCGAGGCCGCGGATGATCGAGCCACCGACGACGAGGGGCTTCGTCGACCGCACGACGCCGTCGACGCGCAGCGGGTCGGGGGCGGTGAAGATCTCCTCGCTGGGGAGGTTCGGCATGTGCGTGATCCCGTCGACGGTCTCGAAGCGCGCCGCCATCCAGGTCGAGGTCGGCAGCAGCCCGACGGTGAGGTCGGTCCCGGGGCCGGTGAAGTGCAGCGCGTCGTAGCCGATGTCGGTCATCCGCGCGGCGGTCGACACGAGCGCGTCGGCGCGCGCGGTCCAGGCGGCGATCGGGTCCTCCTCGTCGAGCCGGCAGACGTGCACGATCTGCTCGCAGAGCTTCGCGTAGGCGGCGACGGGGTCGAGCTCGGGGTGGACGAGCTGCGCCCACTGCGGCGTCGGGCACGGCACCGCGGTCCAGTTCGTCGTGCGCTCGTTGACGACCTGCCCGGACTCCTTCAGGAACGGCAGCGGGTCCTTGCCGACCCGCGCCGGGTCGAGGTCGTCGAGCAGCCCCGGGGCGGACGGCCCGGTGAGGCCGATCCGCGCGCAGCGCTGACGGCCGAGCTCGAGGATCCGCTCCCCGTACCAGGAGGGCACGAACGGCAGCAGCTCCTCGCGCGAGAACTCGACACGGGCCCGCTTGACGTGGAGGTCGAAGTACTGGACGTCCACGAACTTCGCGCCCGCCCGGTACGCGCTCGCCGCCAGCGCCCGGGCGAGGTGCTCCTTCCCGATCTCGGCGCCGATGGCGACGATCTGCTCGGGCTGGACGTTGGCGCCGAAGCCGACGACGAGGTCCGCGAAGCGGGCGAGCGTGGCCTCGTCCATGCCGCCGCTCGCCCCGGGGTGCTGATCCGTGCTCATGGCACGGACGATAGTGCGCTAGGAGGTCCCGACCGGTCGCAGGCCCGCCGGGGAGCGCCGGTCGGCCGCCGGGCGGCGCGGACCCTGCGGGCCCGCGGGCGGCGCGGCGAGCCGCGCCAGGCCCCACGCGAGCGCGACGAGCAGCGCGGCGGCGATGCCGAGCACGACCGCGTACCCGACGCCCCAGAGCCAGCCCGACACGCCACCCTTGGCCTCGCGCTGCAGGAACTCCTTCTCGCCCTGGAAGGCGCGGGTGAAGGAGGCCGGGGCGGGCACGGCGGGCGCCGGGATCGCCTTGTCCTCGGGCAGGTAGATCGGCACGGTGGCGAGCTCGCCCCGCGTGTGCAGGCGGATCAGGGTCTTCCAGTCGCCGTGCAGCGGGAGCGGCTCGGTGCTGCGGTAGCGGCCGGGTCCGACCTGCTCGAGGCGGTCGACGTGGAGCTTGGTCCCGCCCTGCCAGGCGGTGACGGTCAGCCAGCGGGCGTCGTCGGCCTTCGACGCGGGACGGATCGTGACCTCGGCCGTGGCCTCGCGCTGCTGGCCGCTGCCCGCGACGTCGGCCAGGCGCACGTCGGCGCTCAGCCCCTGCGGCGTCGAGGTCATGAGGCCGTAGCCGACGACCGCGGCGACGACGAGCCCGCACACGCCGGGCAGGGCGATGCGGCGGATCATCGGGGCGCTCGCGGGGGCCACGCGCGGGGTGTCCTCGCCCTTGGCGATGGCCTGCGGGGCGCGGAGCATGGCGCCGACCCAGCCGCCGAGCGCGCCCGCCGCGATGCCGGTCACGAGCCCGACAGCGAGGGTCTCGGGGAGCATGTCGGCGGGCCACGGCAGCGTCATC containing:
- a CDS encoding aminopeptidase — encoded protein: MSTDQHPGASGGMDEATLARFADLVVGFGANVQPEQIVAIGAEIGKEHLARALAASAYRAGAKFVDVQYFDLHVKRARVEFSREELLPFVPSWYGERILELGRQRCARIGLTGPSAPGLLDDLDPARVGKDPLPFLKESGQVVNERTTNWTAVPCPTPQWAQLVHPELDPVAAYAKLCEQIVHVCRLDEEDPIAAWTARADALVSTAARMTDIGYDALHFTGPGTDLTVGLLPTSTWMAARFETVDGITHMPNLPSEEIFTAPDPLRVDGVVRSTKPLVVGGSIIRGLEVEFRDGRAVRIDADEHADVLRGYAARDEGAARLGEVALVDGDGRIGALDTVFFDTLLDENAASHIAIGSAYQFTAGEADHPRLNQSQIHIDFMIGGPDVDVHATPRGGGDRVPVLVGGAWKI
- a CDS encoding L-aspartate oxidase, which gives rise to MRQHRTGVLVIGAGAAGLRTAIACADAGVQVLVVGKRARTDAHTVLAAGGINAALGTMDPQDDDAQHAADTLHEGYWLGHPEIVQQLVEHSPRAVDELAGWGARFHREDDGRLSQRFFGAHRWRRTCFAGDYTGREIQHALVRAAKARAVDWVDGLYVSRLLVGPDGVFGAVAFDLEDGERHVIYADQVVLAAGGHTRAWRRSSSRRDENCGDAFRLAALAGARLQDMELVQFHPTGMVDPEYASGTLVTEAVRGEGGILRNVEGERYMERYDPVRKELSTRDRVALANYTEILEGRGTPGGGVLLDVTHLDPALVRERLPRMYRQFLDLSMLDITRQPMEVAPTAHYSMGGVLVDPATHETDVPGLWCCGEAAAGLHGANRLGGNSLAECVVFGRLVGEHAAQRALEGAGPARDRGETTAALEELDDALAVRGSEFARPLQRAVRDLLWERCGVVRDEAGLDAGLRELDGIEEAAADVQVSPDLAGYDDLAHLLDLRALILSARSTMALARERRESRGAHQRADHPDTDPGQQHNLTWTLDGTVDVRAIPEADAVVREKAGDLDVAGRLLE
- a CDS encoding YceI family protein, encoding MSTPAATRRASAELLPEGRSVVTGSSTATFSVKHFRVQMVRGRFGAAPEGELEVADGHLTARGSVDAASISTGNPPRDAHLRGFLFATRKHPRLELRVDAPLAAQVPATVWVRGRPATVLVTLAPNDRGVRASFTLDRRLVGLTWPQPIEAGGVAVGREVHVELDLALAPA
- a CDS encoding acyl-CoA dehydrogenase family protein, whose protein sequence is MTTIDVRPSSTVPAPVERIEQLLARSVDGHVETWDAEDQLPDAVVDELAAAGAFGLTVGPEHGGAGIGAEGALEAWRRLARRWIAMTGLVNTHALAGAILQTHGTVEQQRRWLPGIASRQLRASFSITEPQAGSDLAQLALAATPHPDGGFLLSGEKRWIAGGMSATLPFALVRTAEGLTCLAIPREPGWSATWEGGLIDKPGYRGVESAWWRLRDHHAPTAEVIGEPGRGARVMLGALNLGRVNVAARGLGIAERAVELALEESRTRRIGDGPLLDQSHTRIRLGEMRTRLMAADALARRAAQAIDADDPEARDLCAAAKVAAARAARENAEDASRLAASRSYVAGCELDRLRRDAGQLAIGEGAEDVLLLTLGGRTGRE
- a CDS encoding STAS domain-containing protein — encoded protein: MNDAFDFRVETEQAADGISVLAVSGEVDLFTAPELKVAAQQALDAGATRLVVDLTATRFLDSTALGVLIGLVKRVRPLGGDLTIVNTDPTTAKTFTITGLDEIFTVVATRDDAIAALAG
- a CDS encoding LysE family translocator, with translation MPTLHTLLLFAATAAALVAIPGPNHLYIATRAVAQGRRAGIVSGLGVETGTLVHIAAAAGGLSALIASSATAFDAVRYAGAAYLVLLGVRALRAGSAGTGGEAAPPVPVSLRRVYRDGIVVNVLNPKVALFFLAFLPQFLDPERGTVVLQVVTLGLVLAALGLLSNVVCAVAADRVARRLRARSGGVLAGRGHLLTGGIYVGLGAVAALAGGRRHGA
- a CDS encoding DUF6812 domain-containing protein; translated protein: MPYRHETVVVVTAQHRITGSITLARDGYRSRVSDVLNAGEREFVSLTDALVERLDGSEEARRHPFVTINRHQIVFALLPDGEDDTPPDAP
- a CDS encoding SRPBCC family protein, whose product is MGTFHAETIIDAPVADVFAFHRDTRNAKVIGHPAQPILGVEGEFPLDEGDEVVLKVLVLPLPVPQRWRVRVTKLVEPTLLVDETLDGPFRTFVHQHRFEELPDGRTKLTDHVQYALPFGRLGRLADALVVRRLMGPTFRHRQRRTREVLESATAGRPAAAA